The Salvelinus namaycush isolate Seneca chromosome 8, SaNama_1.0, whole genome shotgun sequence genome has a segment encoding these proteins:
- the LOC120052718 gene encoding rab GTPase-binding effector protein 2-like isoform X1, whose amino-acid sequence MIMEPSGNSQKDDTGAMESLQAQLADCRAQLEHWQGVATICELSKQEELGELQRQCDQEMQSLQEALRETASQYEARISTLQSERAQWRRASVQSQGSVKKDGVEAGAMQSEGQSTDSPTNSLREPRTDGWGSQPGEAEGPGEGPGEGEGAGPEGYFSQNCDFASFSSFSLDTPSLPRRQPPQEDTASLVSTGTLVPEAIYLPPPGHRLVTHTEWDSLNTQVVELEGELSRLREERTELESELDTQTTETHKHVSVLQSQVQTSEALLQELQKSFNQSQNAIHSRLAELSLSQRRVCNELSRLKGEEIEETFGAGDANTHLGPTLQGAHSEERLRIEIVNLKEQLETRVEESEVLQVQLSSLKTEMERVQCQKETLQLELQNGRTELQGLSVALSHLQGDSKTLSHDKASLQQRCLELRSQIISMRSQVDTSQMVQRDFVQLSQSLQVKLELIRQAETLDQVRDILEEGLPEEGAPPTDAT is encoded by the exons ATGATAATGGAACCGTCGGGGAACTCTCAGAAGGATGACACTG GTGCAATGGAGAGCTTGCAGGCCCAGCTAGCAGATTGCCGAGCGCAGCTGGAGCACTGGCAGGGCGTGGCGACAATCTGCGAACTGAGCAAACAGGAGGAGCTGGGAGAGCTGCAGAGACAGTGTGACCAGGAGATGCAGTCTCTTCAGGAGGCCctcagag AGACGGCTTCTCAGTATGAGGCTAGAATATCTACTCTGCAATCTGAGCGTGCCCAGTGGAGGAGAGCCAGTGTGCAGTCtcag GGCAGTGTAAAGAAGGACGGGGTGGAGGCAGGAGCTATGCAGTCCGAGGGCCAGTCGACAGACTCTCCCACCAATAGCCTCAGAGAGCCAAGAACGGACGGATGGGGTAGCCAACCAGGGGAGGCTGAGGGGCCGGGGGAGGGACCAGGGGAGGGTGAAGGGGCAGGGCCGGAGGGCTATTTCTCCCAGAACTGTGACTTcgcctctttctcctccttctccttggACACGCCCTCACTGCCCCGCCGCCAACCCCCCCAGGAAGACACCGCCTCCCTGGTCTCCACGGGAACCCTGGTGCCTGAGGCCATCTACCTGCCCCCGCCTGGCCACCGTCTGGTCACACACACCGAATGGGACTCGCTTAACAcacag GTTGTGGAGCTGGAGGGAGAGCTGAGTCGactgagggaagagaggacagagctGGAGAGCGAGCTGGACACACAGACTACTgagacacacaaacac gtctcAGTTCTCCAGTCTCAGGTTCAGACCTCGGAGGCCCTCCTACAGGAGCTGCAGAAGTCTTTCAACCAATCACAGAATGCCATCCATAGCAGGCTG gcagagctgtctctctctcagaggaggGTGTGTAACGAGCTGTCCAGGCTAAAAGGAGAGGAGATCGAGGAGACGTTTGGGGCAGGGGACGCCAACACACACCTTGGTCCTACACTacag GGGGCACACAGTGAGGAGAGGCTGCGTATTGAGATCGTCAATCTGAAGGAACAACTGGAGACCCGCGTGGAGGAGAGCG AAGTTTTACAAG TGCAGCTGTCCAGTCTGAAGACAGAGATGGAGCGGGTCCAGTGTCAAAAGGAGACACTGCAGTTGGAGCTACAGAACGGTCGCACCGAGCTACAAGGTCTCAGCGTGGCGCTCTCACACCTACAAGGAGACAGCAAGACTCTCAGCCATGACAAG GCGTCCCTCCAGCAACGGTGTTTGGAGCTGCGTAGCCAGATTATCAGTATGCGTTCTCAGGTGGACACCAGCCAGATGGTGCAGAGGGACTTTGTCCAGCTTTCACAGTCACTGCAG GTGAAGCTGGAGTTGATCCGTCAGGCTGAAACTCTGGACCAGGTCAGGGACATCTTGGAGGAGGGGCTTCCTGAAGAGGGTGCCCCGCCCACTGATGCCACGTGA
- the LOC120052718 gene encoding rab GTPase-binding effector protein 2-like isoform X2, translating into MIMEPSGNSQKDDTGAMESLQAQLADCRAQLEHWQGVATICELSKQEELGELQRQCDQEMQSLQEALRETASQYEARISTLQSERAQWRRASVQSQGSVKKDGVEAGAMQSEGQSTDSPTNSLREPRTDGWGSQPGEAEGPGEGPGEGEGAGPEGYFSQNCDFASFSSFSLDTPSLPRRQPPQEDTASLVSTGTLVPEAIYLPPPGHRLVTHTEWDSLNTQVVELEGELSRLREERTELESELDTQTTETHKHVSVLQSQVQTSEALLQELQKSFNQSQNAIHSRLAELSLSQRRVCNELSRLKGEEIEETFGAGDANTHLGPTLQGAHSEERLRIEIVNLKEQLETRVEESVQLSSLKTEMERVQCQKETLQLELQNGRTELQGLSVALSHLQGDSKTLSHDKASLQQRCLELRSQIISMRSQVDTSQMVQRDFVQLSQSLQVKLELIRQAETLDQVRDILEEGLPEEGAPPTDAT; encoded by the exons ATGATAATGGAACCGTCGGGGAACTCTCAGAAGGATGACACTG GTGCAATGGAGAGCTTGCAGGCCCAGCTAGCAGATTGCCGAGCGCAGCTGGAGCACTGGCAGGGCGTGGCGACAATCTGCGAACTGAGCAAACAGGAGGAGCTGGGAGAGCTGCAGAGACAGTGTGACCAGGAGATGCAGTCTCTTCAGGAGGCCctcagag AGACGGCTTCTCAGTATGAGGCTAGAATATCTACTCTGCAATCTGAGCGTGCCCAGTGGAGGAGAGCCAGTGTGCAGTCtcag GGCAGTGTAAAGAAGGACGGGGTGGAGGCAGGAGCTATGCAGTCCGAGGGCCAGTCGACAGACTCTCCCACCAATAGCCTCAGAGAGCCAAGAACGGACGGATGGGGTAGCCAACCAGGGGAGGCTGAGGGGCCGGGGGAGGGACCAGGGGAGGGTGAAGGGGCAGGGCCGGAGGGCTATTTCTCCCAGAACTGTGACTTcgcctctttctcctccttctccttggACACGCCCTCACTGCCCCGCCGCCAACCCCCCCAGGAAGACACCGCCTCCCTGGTCTCCACGGGAACCCTGGTGCCTGAGGCCATCTACCTGCCCCCGCCTGGCCACCGTCTGGTCACACACACCGAATGGGACTCGCTTAACAcacag GTTGTGGAGCTGGAGGGAGAGCTGAGTCGactgagggaagagaggacagagctGGAGAGCGAGCTGGACACACAGACTACTgagacacacaaacac gtctcAGTTCTCCAGTCTCAGGTTCAGACCTCGGAGGCCCTCCTACAGGAGCTGCAGAAGTCTTTCAACCAATCACAGAATGCCATCCATAGCAGGCTG gcagagctgtctctctctcagaggaggGTGTGTAACGAGCTGTCCAGGCTAAAAGGAGAGGAGATCGAGGAGACGTTTGGGGCAGGGGACGCCAACACACACCTTGGTCCTACACTacag GGGGCACACAGTGAGGAGAGGCTGCGTATTGAGATCGTCAATCTGAAGGAACAACTGGAGACCCGCGTGGAGGAGAGCG TGCAGCTGTCCAGTCTGAAGACAGAGATGGAGCGGGTCCAGTGTCAAAAGGAGACACTGCAGTTGGAGCTACAGAACGGTCGCACCGAGCTACAAGGTCTCAGCGTGGCGCTCTCACACCTACAAGGAGACAGCAAGACTCTCAGCCATGACAAG GCGTCCCTCCAGCAACGGTGTTTGGAGCTGCGTAGCCAGATTATCAGTATGCGTTCTCAGGTGGACACCAGCCAGATGGTGCAGAGGGACTTTGTCCAGCTTTCACAGTCACTGCAG GTGAAGCTGGAGTTGATCCGTCAGGCTGAAACTCTGGACCAGGTCAGGGACATCTTGGAGGAGGGGCTTCCTGAAGAGGGTGCCCCGCCCACTGATGCCACGTGA
- the LOC120052718 gene encoding rab GTPase-binding effector protein 2-like isoform X3, with protein MRLEYLLCNLSVPSGGEPVCSLSVKKDGVEAGAMQSEGQSTDSPTNSLREPRTDGWGSQPGEAEGPGEGPGEGEGAGPEGYFSQNCDFASFSSFSLDTPSLPRRQPPQEDTASLVSTGTLVPEAIYLPPPGHRLVTHTEWDSLNTQVVELEGELSRLREERTELESELDTQTTETHKHVSVLQSQVQTSEALLQELQKSFNQSQNAIHSRLAELSLSQRRVCNELSRLKGEEIEETFGAGDANTHLGPTLQGAHSEERLRIEIVNLKEQLETRVEESEVLQVQLSSLKTEMERVQCQKETLQLELQNGRTELQGLSVALSHLQGDSKTLSHDKASLQQRCLELRSQIISMRSQVDTSQMVQRDFVQLSQSLQVKLELIRQAETLDQVRDILEEGLPEEGAPPTDAT; from the exons ATGAGGCTAGAATATCTACTCTGCAATCTGAGCGTGCCCAGTGGAGGAGAGCCAGTGTGCAGTCtcag TGTAAAGAAGGACGGGGTGGAGGCAGGAGCTATGCAGTCCGAGGGCCAGTCGACAGACTCTCCCACCAATAGCCTCAGAGAGCCAAGAACGGACGGATGGGGTAGCCAACCAGGGGAGGCTGAGGGGCCGGGGGAGGGACCAGGGGAGGGTGAAGGGGCAGGGCCGGAGGGCTATTTCTCCCAGAACTGTGACTTcgcctctttctcctccttctccttggACACGCCCTCACTGCCCCGCCGCCAACCCCCCCAGGAAGACACCGCCTCCCTGGTCTCCACGGGAACCCTGGTGCCTGAGGCCATCTACCTGCCCCCGCCTGGCCACCGTCTGGTCACACACACCGAATGGGACTCGCTTAACAcacag GTTGTGGAGCTGGAGGGAGAGCTGAGTCGactgagggaagagaggacagagctGGAGAGCGAGCTGGACACACAGACTACTgagacacacaaacac gtctcAGTTCTCCAGTCTCAGGTTCAGACCTCGGAGGCCCTCCTACAGGAGCTGCAGAAGTCTTTCAACCAATCACAGAATGCCATCCATAGCAGGCTG gcagagctgtctctctctcagaggaggGTGTGTAACGAGCTGTCCAGGCTAAAAGGAGAGGAGATCGAGGAGACGTTTGGGGCAGGGGACGCCAACACACACCTTGGTCCTACACTacag GGGGCACACAGTGAGGAGAGGCTGCGTATTGAGATCGTCAATCTGAAGGAACAACTGGAGACCCGCGTGGAGGAGAGCG AAGTTTTACAAG TGCAGCTGTCCAGTCTGAAGACAGAGATGGAGCGGGTCCAGTGTCAAAAGGAGACACTGCAGTTGGAGCTACAGAACGGTCGCACCGAGCTACAAGGTCTCAGCGTGGCGCTCTCACACCTACAAGGAGACAGCAAGACTCTCAGCCATGACAAG GCGTCCCTCCAGCAACGGTGTTTGGAGCTGCGTAGCCAGATTATCAGTATGCGTTCTCAGGTGGACACCAGCCAGATGGTGCAGAGGGACTTTGTCCAGCTTTCACAGTCACTGCAG GTGAAGCTGGAGTTGATCCGTCAGGCTGAAACTCTGGACCAGGTCAGGGACATCTTGGAGGAGGGGCTTCCTGAAGAGGGTGCCCCGCCCACTGATGCCACGTGA